From one Tsukamurella tyrosinosolvens genomic stretch:
- a CDS encoding thiamine-binding protein, with the protein MRLTAEFTSEPFEGEGAVPSHAERAVEVLRARGLDHDFGPLGTSVDGEAEAVLDALRAALAGAFAGGATRVTVQIDRADG; encoded by the coding sequence ATGCGTCTCACCGCGGAATTCACCAGCGAGCCCTTCGAGGGCGAGGGGGCGGTGCCCTCGCACGCCGAGCGCGCCGTCGAGGTGCTCCGCGCCCGTGGGCTCGACCACGACTTCGGGCCGCTGGGCACCTCCGTGGACGGCGAGGCGGAGGCGGTGCTCGACGCCCTCCGCGCGGCGCTGGCCGGGGCCTTCGCCGGCGGCGCCACCCGGGTCACGGTGCAGATCGATCGCGCCGATGGCTGA
- a CDS encoding nicotinate phosphoribosyltransferase, with translation MTVDENGADASWRSSALLTDQYELTMLAAALKDGTAHRPCVFEVFARRLPAGRRYGVVAGTSRVLDELRRFRFGPAELAVVERFLDPETVAWLRDYRFTGEIDGYREGELYFPGSPLLTVRATFAEGVILETLILSILNHDSAIASAAARMVSAAAGRPLIEMGSRRTHERAAVASARAAYLAGFATTSNMEAARTYGVPSGGTAAHAFTLLHTGPDGPDEEAAFAAQVAAQGPGTTLLVDTYDITEGVNRAVRAAGPELGGVRIDSGDLGIITRQVRTQLDDLGATRTKIVVSGDLDEYAIGALRAEPIDVYGVGTSLVTGSGAPTAGMVYKLVEVDGLPVAKRSSHKETQGGEKRAVRLARSTGTIVEELLHRPGATPTVPAHLTATPLQIPLVRGGEQVEGLPGLEDARAHLRDALVTLPWEGLGLSNGEPAIPTRLEEKR, from the coding sequence GTGACGGTAGATGAAAACGGGGCCGACGCCTCCTGGCGCAGCTCCGCCCTGCTCACGGATCAGTACGAGCTGACCATGCTGGCCGCGGCGCTGAAGGACGGCACGGCGCACCGTCCGTGCGTCTTCGAGGTCTTCGCGCGACGCCTGCCCGCCGGCCGCCGGTACGGCGTGGTGGCGGGCACCTCGCGGGTGCTCGACGAGCTCCGCCGCTTCCGCTTCGGGCCCGCCGAACTCGCCGTCGTCGAGCGCTTCCTGGACCCCGAGACCGTGGCCTGGCTCAGGGACTACCGGTTCACGGGCGAGATCGACGGCTACCGCGAGGGCGAGCTGTACTTCCCGGGTTCCCCGCTGCTGACGGTGCGCGCGACCTTCGCCGAGGGCGTGATCCTGGAGACCCTGATCCTCTCGATCCTCAACCACGACAGCGCGATCGCCTCCGCCGCCGCGCGCATGGTCTCCGCCGCCGCGGGGCGCCCGCTCATCGAGATGGGGTCGCGGCGCACGCACGAGCGCGCCGCCGTCGCGTCGGCCCGCGCCGCCTACCTCGCCGGCTTCGCGACCACGTCGAACATGGAGGCCGCCCGGACGTACGGCGTCCCGTCGGGCGGCACCGCGGCGCACGCCTTCACCCTCCTGCACACCGGCCCGGACGGTCCCGACGAGGAGGCGGCCTTCGCGGCGCAGGTCGCGGCGCAGGGCCCCGGCACGACGTTGCTGGTGGACACCTACGACATCACCGAGGGCGTGAACCGCGCCGTCCGCGCCGCCGGCCCGGAGCTCGGCGGCGTGCGGATCGACTCGGGCGACCTCGGCATCATCACCCGCCAGGTCCGCACGCAGCTCGACGACCTGGGCGCGACGAGGACGAAGATCGTGGTCTCGGGCGACCTCGACGAGTACGCCATCGGCGCGCTGCGCGCGGAGCCGATCGACGTCTACGGCGTGGGCACCTCACTCGTCACCGGTTCGGGGGCGCCCACCGCCGGGATGGTCTACAAGCTCGTCGAGGTCGACGGGCTGCCGGTCGCGAAGCGCAGCTCGCACAAGGAGACCCAGGGCGGCGAGAAGCGCGCCGTGCGGCTCGCACGGAGCACCGGCACCATCGTCGAGGAGCTTCTGCACCGGCCCGGGGCGACCCCGACGGTGCCCGCGCACCTCACCGCGACGCCGTTGCAGATCCCGCTGGTGCGGGGCGGCGAGCAGGTCGAGGGCCTGCCGGGGCTCGAGGACGCGCGGGCGCACCTGCGCGACGCGCTGGTGACGCTGCCGTGGGAGGGTCTGGGCCTGTCGAACGGCGAGCCGGCGATCCCGACCCGGTTGGAGGAGAAGCGATGA
- the uraH gene encoding hydroxyisourate hydrolase — MSTVTTHVLDTARGVPAAGVPIRMDRIGPDGTVEPVGSGVTDDDGRIRDLGPDDLAAGVYRLTFDTASYSTATGQENFFPEVAITVRLVAVDGAVPHHHVPLLLSPFHYSTYKGS, encoded by the coding sequence ATGAGCACCGTCACCACACACGTCCTCGACACCGCGCGCGGGGTCCCCGCCGCCGGGGTGCCGATCCGGATGGACCGGATCGGGCCGGACGGCACCGTCGAACCGGTGGGCAGCGGCGTCACCGACGACGACGGCCGGATCCGCGACCTCGGCCCCGACGACCTGGCCGCCGGTGTCTACCGCCTGACCTTCGACACTGCGAGCTATTCGACGGCCACCGGCCAGGAGAACTTCTTCCCCGAGGTCGCGATCACCGTCCGCCTGGTCGCGGTCGACGGCGCCGTTCCGCACCACCACGTCCCGCTCCTCCTCAGCCCGTTCCACTACTCCACCTACAAAGGAAGCTGA
- the pucL gene encoding factor-independent urate hydroxylase gives MAIHLGPNQYGKAENRVVRIYRDTARHTIRDLNVSSALRGDFTDAHISGDQAAVLPTDTQKNTAFAFAKEKGIGAIEDYALTLGGHFIDSTPKADGARIEVHEYPWDRIQVDGAGHDHAFVRSGGGVRSTVVNVDGRGADRRAHVVSGIHDLTLLKSTGSEFHGFLKDKYTTLQETDDRILATSLVAKWRYDHTDVDWDKSYDSIRAILLQRFAEIHSKALQQTLYGMGQSVLEQHPEVAEIKFSAPNKHHFLVDLSPFGTENPGEVFIAADRPYGLIEASVVRDDASDAGSAWHGVPGFC, from the coding sequence ATGGCAATCCACTTGGGCCCCAACCAGTACGGCAAGGCGGAGAACCGCGTGGTGCGGATCTACCGCGACACCGCCCGGCACACGATTCGCGACCTCAACGTGTCGTCGGCGCTCCGCGGCGACTTCACCGACGCGCACATCAGCGGCGATCAGGCCGCGGTGCTGCCCACCGACACCCAGAAGAACACCGCGTTCGCCTTCGCCAAGGAGAAGGGCATCGGCGCGATCGAGGACTACGCCCTCACGCTCGGCGGACACTTCATCGATTCGACCCCCAAGGCCGACGGCGCCCGCATCGAGGTGCACGAGTACCCCTGGGACCGCATCCAGGTCGACGGCGCCGGCCACGACCACGCCTTCGTCCGCTCCGGCGGCGGCGTGCGGTCGACCGTCGTCAACGTCGACGGCCGCGGTGCCGACCGCCGCGCCCACGTCGTCTCCGGCATCCACGACTTGACGCTGCTCAAGTCCACGGGCTCGGAGTTCCACGGCTTCCTCAAGGACAAGTACACGACGCTGCAGGAGACCGACGACCGGATCCTCGCGACGTCGCTCGTGGCCAAGTGGCGCTACGACCACACGGACGTGGACTGGGACAAGTCGTACGACTCGATCCGCGCGATCCTGCTCCAGCGCTTCGCCGAGATCCACAGCAAGGCGCTGCAGCAGACCCTGTACGGCATGGGCCAATCGGTGCTCGAGCAGCACCCCGAGGTCGCGGAGATCAAGTTCTCGGCCCCGAACAAGCATCACTTCCTGGTGGACCTCTCCCCCTTCGGCACCGAGAACCCCGGCGAGGTGTTCATCGCGGCGGACCGCCCGTACGGCCTGATCGAGGCGAGCGTGGTGCGCGACGACGCGTCCGACGCCGGCTCGGCGTGGCACGGCGTCCCCGGATTCTGCTAG
- the uraD gene encoding 2-oxo-4-hydroxy-4-carboxy-5-ureidoimidazoline decarboxylase codes for MDLEDFNSAPEADIRATLLACCDVRSWSDAVLAGRPYADASDALRAAGTAALAFTPADVNRALAAHPRIGERAAGASAEAAWSRKEQSGVATDAETQAALLAGNAAYEERFDRVFLINAAGLDAATVLAELHRRLENAPDAEAAEVARELRGIALRRLARVLELEDELAERQS; via the coding sequence ATGGACCTCGAAGACTTCAACTCGGCACCTGAGGCCGATATCCGGGCGACTCTACTCGCGTGCTGCGATGTGCGCTCGTGGAGCGATGCGGTGCTCGCCGGACGGCCGTACGCCGACGCCTCGGACGCCCTCCGCGCGGCCGGCACCGCGGCGCTGGCGTTCACCCCGGCCGACGTGAACCGCGCCCTCGCGGCGCATCCGCGGATCGGCGAGCGCGCCGCGGGCGCCTCCGCCGAGGCGGCCTGGTCCCGCAAGGAGCAGTCCGGCGTGGCGACGGACGCCGAGACGCAGGCGGCCCTCCTCGCCGGCAACGCCGCCTACGAGGAGCGCTTCGACCGCGTCTTCCTCATCAACGCCGCCGGCCTGGACGCGGCCACGGTCCTCGCCGAGCTGCACCGGCGGCTCGAGAACGCGCCGGACGCCGAGGCCGCCGAGGTGGCCCGCGAGCTCCGCGGCATCGCGCTGCGCCGCCTCGCCCGGGTACTGGAACTGGAAGACGAACTCGCAGAGAGGCAGTCATGA
- a CDS encoding isochorismatase family protein — MTALIVVDVQNDFCEGGSLAVTGGAQVARRIHDDLLESYPVIVATRDWHIDPGAHFSATPDFVDSWPVHCRARTGGAEFHPNLRLPLRVPVFSKGAYSAAYSGFEAHDADGAALAEWLAAHHVSSVDVVGIATDYCVRATALDALAAGLTVRVLADYTAGVAEESTRAALAEFAAAGVTVA, encoded by the coding sequence ATGACCGCACTGATCGTCGTCGACGTGCAGAACGACTTCTGCGAGGGCGGATCGCTGGCGGTCACCGGCGGCGCCCAGGTGGCGCGCCGCATCCACGACGACCTGCTGGAGTCCTACCCCGTGATCGTCGCGACCCGCGACTGGCACATCGACCCCGGCGCGCATTTCTCGGCCACGCCCGACTTCGTCGACTCCTGGCCTGTGCACTGCCGGGCGCGCACCGGCGGCGCCGAGTTCCACCCGAACCTGCGGCTGCCGCTGCGGGTGCCGGTGTTCAGCAAGGGCGCCTACTCGGCGGCGTACTCGGGCTTCGAGGCGCACGACGCCGACGGCGCCGCGCTCGCGGAATGGCTCGCGGCGCACCACGTCTCGTCGGTCGACGTGGTGGGCATCGCCACCGACTACTGCGTGCGCGCCACGGCGCTCGACGCCCTCGCCGCGGGCCTGACGGTCCGCGTGCTCGCGGACTACACCGCCGGCGTCGCCGAGGAGTCGACGCGCGCCGCGCTGGCGGAGTTCGCCGCCGCCGGGGTCACGGTGGCCTGA
- a CDS encoding alpha/beta fold hydrolase, with amino-acid sequence MGRRMRRVAAIGLAAAAVLAGVGAYLVRDPSPVGYWRSAAARAAYLERYDRAFRDLPAPAETRDVRTGFGVVRAYRFGAPRPGEAPVLLVPGRSSGVPMWADVLARLGDREVYAVDALGDAGMSVQDRPLAGAEDQAAWLVEAMTALGLGRVHLVGHSFGAWSAANLATRHPDRVATLTLWEPILVLAGLRWQMYVATLPSALPFLPESWRRKGLASIGGAAEADTANSPIGAMIDAGAAGYRAALPTPAQPDDAALARLTMPVFVGLGGRSAVTDTTAAAERARALPNATVRVWPDGTHSLPMEHPDELLAELSALIARRPG; translated from the coding sequence ATGGGACGACGGATGCGCCGCGTCGCCGCGATCGGACTCGCCGCGGCGGCGGTGCTCGCCGGTGTCGGCGCGTACCTGGTGCGCGACCCGAGCCCCGTCGGGTACTGGCGGTCGGCCGCCGCGCGCGCCGCGTACCTGGAGCGGTACGACCGCGCCTTCCGCGACCTTCCGGCCCCGGCCGAGACCCGCGACGTGCGGACCGGATTCGGCGTCGTCCGGGCCTACCGGTTTGGCGCTCCCCGGCCGGGCGAGGCGCCGGTCCTCCTGGTGCCGGGCCGGTCGTCCGGCGTGCCGATGTGGGCGGACGTGCTGGCGCGCCTGGGGGATCGGGAGGTCTACGCCGTCGATGCGCTCGGCGACGCGGGGATGAGTGTGCAGGACCGGCCGCTGGCCGGCGCCGAGGATCAGGCGGCCTGGCTGGTGGAGGCGATGACGGCGCTCGGGCTGGGGCGGGTGCATCTCGTCGGGCACTCCTTCGGCGCGTGGAGCGCGGCGAATCTCGCGACGCGGCACCCCGACCGGGTCGCGACGCTGACGCTGTGGGAGCCGATCCTCGTCCTCGCCGGGCTGCGGTGGCAGATGTACGTCGCGACGCTGCCGTCGGCGCTGCCCTTCCTGCCCGAGTCGTGGCGGCGCAAGGGGCTCGCGTCCATCGGCGGCGCCGCCGAGGCCGATACCGCGAACAGCCCGATCGGCGCCATGATCGACGCGGGGGCGGCGGGGTACCGCGCCGCGCTCCCGACGCCCGCGCAGCCCGACGACGCCGCGCTCGCCCGGCTGACCATGCCCGTCTTCGTCGGCCTCGGCGGCCGGAGCGCCGTCACGGACACCACCGCCGCCGCGGAGCGGGCCCGCGCCCTCCCGAACGCGACGGTCCGCGTCTGGCCCGACGGGACGCACTCGCTGCCGATGGAACACCCCGACGAGCTGCTCGCCGAGCTCTCGGCGCTGATCGCGCGACGACCCGGTTGA
- a CDS encoding TetR/AcrR family transcriptional regulator translates to MPKQVDHEERRAEIDRVVWAIIAEQGVAAVTLRAIAARGGISMGRVQHYFPTRDAIVRHALTSYLALAEQAHPVPEDPHEALLMLLTHAIPRDGAQRLGAKVWYAYLAEAVTDPGLRAIVDETLRGSEDLATELLDGDRARARTLLAAADGLAYRALVGVLTADEAEAEVRELAGVSPGPG, encoded by the coding sequence GTGCCGAAACAGGTGGATCACGAGGAACGTCGCGCGGAGATCGACCGCGTCGTGTGGGCGATCATCGCCGAGCAGGGCGTCGCCGCCGTGACGCTGCGCGCGATCGCGGCGCGCGGCGGCATCTCGATGGGCCGCGTCCAGCACTACTTCCCCACCCGCGACGCGATCGTCCGGCACGCGCTGACGTCCTACCTGGCGCTGGCGGAGCAGGCCCATCCCGTCCCGGAGGACCCCCACGAGGCCCTGCTGATGCTCCTCACGCACGCGATCCCGCGCGACGGGGCCCAGCGTCTCGGCGCGAAGGTCTGGTACGCGTACCTCGCCGAGGCCGTCACCGACCCCGGCCTCCGTGCGATCGTCGACGAGACGCTGCGCGGCTCCGAGGATCTCGCGACGGAGCTGCTCGACGGGGATCGCGCCCGCGCCCGCACCCTCCTCGCCGCCGCGGACGGGCTCGCCTACCGCGCGCTGGTCGGCGTCCTCACCGCCGACGAGGCCGAGGCCGAGGTGCGCGAGCTCGCCGGCGTCAGCCCCGGACCCGGTTGA
- a CDS encoding helix-turn-helix domain-containing protein — MAESAPGSGLDHPLVEAVRALVARLDAEIVTPDALRRGDVPLEWDGETVAGVRLPVADAPAGDLDSLLASVADELGAPLSELGRAEKQRAVRLLEERGAFTYRKSAEAVAEALGVTRFTVYNYLNRVRG, encoded by the coding sequence ATGGCTGAGTCGGCGCCGGGTTCGGGCCTCGACCATCCGCTGGTCGAGGCGGTTCGCGCGCTCGTCGCCCGCCTGGACGCGGAGATCGTGACGCCGGACGCGCTGCGCCGCGGCGACGTGCCGCTGGAGTGGGACGGGGAGACCGTTGCGGGCGTGCGCCTGCCCGTCGCCGATGCGCCCGCGGGCGATCTGGATTCGCTGCTCGCGAGTGTCGCCGACGAGCTGGGCGCGCCGTTGAGCGAGCTCGGCCGCGCCGAGAAGCAGCGTGCGGTGCGCCTGCTGGAGGAACGCGGGGCGTTCACCTACCGCAAGTCGGCCGAGGCGGTCGCGGAGGCGCTCGGGGTCACCCGGTTCACGGTCTACAACTACCTCAACCGGGTCCGGGGCTGA